In Gopherus flavomarginatus isolate rGopFla2 chromosome 1, rGopFla2.mat.asm, whole genome shotgun sequence, a single genomic region encodes these proteins:
- the ALG11 gene encoding GDP-Man:Man(3)GlcNAc(2)-PP-Dol alpha-1,2-mannosyltransferase isoform X1 yields MAAGGFCLCSLVRLLCSLFIPGLFLSGALCLCLVVLLWGIRLWLQQRKNQLASTGKDGKRQLVVAFFHPYCNAGGGGERVLWCAIRALQKKYKDAIYVVYTGDKDVTGEQIVESAFRRFNIKLTHPVKFVFLEKRYLVEASLYPHFTLLGQSLGSVFLGWEALMKCVPDVYIDSMGYAFTLPLFKYLGGCRVGCYVHYPTISTDMLSMVRSQNARFNNAAFITRNPLLSKLKLVYYYLFAFVYGLVGSRSDVIMVNSSWTLNHILSLWRAGACTSVVYPPCDVQTFLDIPLHEEKSTTEYSIVSLGQFRPEKDHPLQIRAFAKFLEKTALGQQSLPKLILIGGCRNQQDEQRVNRLKKLCEELGVDKKVEFKVNILFEELKQYLADAIIGLHTMWNEHFGIGIVECMAAGTIILAHNSGGPKLDIVVPYEGHITGFLAENEDDYSETMAQILSLSPEKRLEIRQNARLSVNRFADQEFEGAFLLSVEPLFK; encoded by the exons ATGGCGGCGGGAGGTTTCTGTCTGTGCTCGCTAGTCAG GTTGCTGTGCTCATTGTTCATCCCTGGATTGTTTCTAAGTGGAGCTTTATGTCTCTGTTTGGTTGTACTGCTGTGGGGAATACGGCTGTGGCTACAacaaaggaaaaatcagttgGCCTCAACAGGAAAAGATGGGAAACGTCAATTGGTTGTTGCATTTTTCCATCCATATTGCAATGCAggtggtggaggggagagagtctTGTGGTGTGCCATAAGAGCACTGCAGAAAAA GTACAAAGATGCAATATATGTTGTCTATACTGGCGATAAAGATGTCACTGGAGAACAGATCGTAGAAAGTGCTTTCAGAAGATTCAACATCAAATTAACTCATCCTGTGAAGTTTGTGTTCCTAGAAAAACGTTACCTTGTGGAGGCCTCTCTTTACCCCCACTTCACTTTGCTGGGTCAAAGCTTAGGGTCTGTGTTTCTTGGTTGGGAAGCTCTTATGAAGTGTGTTCCTGATGTTTACATTGACTCAATGGGTTATGCCTTCACATTGCCTCTGTTTAAGTACTTAGGAGGTTGCCGTGTTGGGTGTTATGTTCATTATCCAACTATCAGCACTGACATGCTTTCTATGGTTAGGAGTCAGAATGCCAGATTTAACAATGCAGCCTTCATTACAAGGAATCCCCTTCTCAGCAAACTCAAACTTGTCTATTactatttgtttgcttttgtataCGGATTGGTTGGTTCTCGCAGTGATGTCATTATGGTTAATTCTTCATGGACCCTAAATCACATCCTTTCCCTCTGGAGAGCTGGCGCTTGTACAAGTGTTGTGTATCCCCCTTGTGATGTTCAGACGTTCCTGGATATTCCATTACATGAAGAAAAGAGCACCACAGAATATTCCATTGTCTCTCTGGGACAGTTTAGGCCTGAGAAGGACCATCCTTTGCAAATCAGAGCCTTTGCTAAATTCCTGGAAAAGacagctctggggcagcagtCGTTGCCAAAGCTCATCCTGATTGGAGGCTGTCGTAATCAACAAGATGAGCAGCGTGTAAACAGACTTAAAAAGCTTTGTGAAGAGCTAGGCGTTGACAAAAAGGTGGAGTTCAAAGTAAACATTCTATTTGAGGAGCTAAAGCAGTACCTGGCAGATGCAATTATCGGTCTGCACACCATGTGGAATGAGCACTTTGGAATTG GAATTGTTGAATGTATGGCAGCTGGCACAATTATTCTGGCTCACAATTCTGGTGGCCCCAAACTAGATATTGTGGTACCCTATGAAGGACATATCACAGGATTTCTAGCAGAAAATGAGGACGATTATTCTGAGACCATGGCTCAGATCCTTTCTTTGTCTCCTGAAAAGAGGCTGGAAATCAGACAAAATGCTCGCCTGTCTGTGAACAGATTTGCTGACCAAGAGTTTGAAGGGGCGTTCCTATTGTCTGTGGAGCcgttatttaaataa
- the ALG11 gene encoding GDP-Man:Man(3)GlcNAc(2)-PP-Dol alpha-1,2-mannosyltransferase isoform X2, whose product MAAGNPLRELAARLLCSLFIPGLFLSGALCLCLVVLLWGIRLWLQQRKNQLASTGKDGKRQLVVAFFHPYCNAGGGGERVLWCAIRALQKKYKDAIYVVYTGDKDVTGEQIVESAFRRFNIKLTHPVKFVFLEKRYLVEASLYPHFTLLGQSLGSVFLGWEALMKCVPDVYIDSMGYAFTLPLFKYLGGCRVGCYVHYPTISTDMLSMVRSQNARFNNAAFITRNPLLSKLKLVYYYLFAFVYGLVGSRSDVIMVNSSWTLNHILSLWRAGACTSVVYPPCDVQTFLDIPLHEEKSTTEYSIVSLGQFRPEKDHPLQIRAFAKFLEKTALGQQSLPKLILIGGCRNQQDEQRVNRLKKLCEELGVDKKVEFKVNILFEELKQYLADAIIGLHTMWNEHFGIGIVECMAAGTIILAHNSGGPKLDIVVPYEGHITGFLAENEDDYSETMAQILSLSPEKRLEIRQNARLSVNRFADQEFEGAFLLSVEPLFK is encoded by the exons ATGGCTGCAGGAAATCCTCTCCGAGAGCTAGCGGCTAG GTTGCTGTGCTCATTGTTCATCCCTGGATTGTTTCTAAGTGGAGCTTTATGTCTCTGTTTGGTTGTACTGCTGTGGGGAATACGGCTGTGGCTACAacaaaggaaaaatcagttgGCCTCAACAGGAAAAGATGGGAAACGTCAATTGGTTGTTGCATTTTTCCATCCATATTGCAATGCAggtggtggaggggagagagtctTGTGGTGTGCCATAAGAGCACTGCAGAAAAA GTACAAAGATGCAATATATGTTGTCTATACTGGCGATAAAGATGTCACTGGAGAACAGATCGTAGAAAGTGCTTTCAGAAGATTCAACATCAAATTAACTCATCCTGTGAAGTTTGTGTTCCTAGAAAAACGTTACCTTGTGGAGGCCTCTCTTTACCCCCACTTCACTTTGCTGGGTCAAAGCTTAGGGTCTGTGTTTCTTGGTTGGGAAGCTCTTATGAAGTGTGTTCCTGATGTTTACATTGACTCAATGGGTTATGCCTTCACATTGCCTCTGTTTAAGTACTTAGGAGGTTGCCGTGTTGGGTGTTATGTTCATTATCCAACTATCAGCACTGACATGCTTTCTATGGTTAGGAGTCAGAATGCCAGATTTAACAATGCAGCCTTCATTACAAGGAATCCCCTTCTCAGCAAACTCAAACTTGTCTATTactatttgtttgcttttgtataCGGATTGGTTGGTTCTCGCAGTGATGTCATTATGGTTAATTCTTCATGGACCCTAAATCACATCCTTTCCCTCTGGAGAGCTGGCGCTTGTACAAGTGTTGTGTATCCCCCTTGTGATGTTCAGACGTTCCTGGATATTCCATTACATGAAGAAAAGAGCACCACAGAATATTCCATTGTCTCTCTGGGACAGTTTAGGCCTGAGAAGGACCATCCTTTGCAAATCAGAGCCTTTGCTAAATTCCTGGAAAAGacagctctggggcagcagtCGTTGCCAAAGCTCATCCTGATTGGAGGCTGTCGTAATCAACAAGATGAGCAGCGTGTAAACAGACTTAAAAAGCTTTGTGAAGAGCTAGGCGTTGACAAAAAGGTGGAGTTCAAAGTAAACATTCTATTTGAGGAGCTAAAGCAGTACCTGGCAGATGCAATTATCGGTCTGCACACCATGTGGAATGAGCACTTTGGAATTG GAATTGTTGAATGTATGGCAGCTGGCACAATTATTCTGGCTCACAATTCTGGTGGCCCCAAACTAGATATTGTGGTACCCTATGAAGGACATATCACAGGATTTCTAGCAGAAAATGAGGACGATTATTCTGAGACCATGGCTCAGATCCTTTCTTTGTCTCCTGAAAAGAGGCTGGAAATCAGACAAAATGCTCGCCTGTCTGTGAACAGATTTGCTGACCAAGAGTTTGAAGGGGCGTTCCTATTGTCTGTGGAGCcgttatttaaataa